The Microbacter margulisiae genomic sequence AATCCTCACATTCACCTGATGCACATAGAGCAAAGTGTCCCGTTGTTGATCCTCAAGATAGAGTCCTTTCAAAATGAAATGCGAGAATGGCCGGAAAGAGAGTTGAGCGATATCAACGCGGGTATGCAAAGTTTCAGAAAGCTCGGATACAATTTGTTTTCGGACTACATTTTGCACATAAGTCATATTCAACAATATATATCCAAAAATAAACAAATAGACGATGATAGCAATAACGACCAAAGCCAGATTTGGAATTTTTTGTTTACTTTTGAGCATCATATTATGAACTATTCAAACGCTGCTGATCGAAGACAATTTTCAAGCTGTAGTTACAAATTCGTACTTATGGCCTTTATCGATCATGTCCAAGGTTGATTTGCCGGGCCCCGAAACAGTTAGCAACGGCAAATTTACTTGAAAATAAGAACAGAACAAATAGCTATTCATCAATTAATTGCTTTTTATCCATTCTTTTCATTTTAGAGACAAACTAATCAACATCTTATGACAGTTACTATTGAAACTTCGCTGGGATCAATGCTCGTCAGGCTGTATGACGAGACTCCGCTACACCGTGATAACTTTATCAAACTGGCACAATCCGGATTTTATAACGATCTGTTGTTCCATCGTGTAATCAAAAATTTCATGATTCAAACCGGCGATCCTGAATCGAAGAATGCCGACCGCCATAAACATCTTGGAGCAGGTGGTCCTGGCTATACACTGCCTGCCGAAATCATATTCCCGCAACTTTTCCACAAACGTGGCGCTTTGGCAGCTGCCCGTCAGGGTGATGAAGTAAACCCTAACCGTGCTTCTTCCGGATCGCAGTTCTATATTGTCCAGGGACAAACAATGACCGACGATGAACTGGATCAGTTTGAACAATCTGCCCGTTATGCAAAGGAAAAAGAAGTTTTTCAACAAATCGCCTCAACCATGCGCGACAAGATTGTTGCTTTGCAAAGAAACAACGACACAGAGGGTCTCAATACATTACGGGATGAAATTTACGCAGATACACAAAAAAAGGTTGATGCAATGGACCCGTTCCGTTTCACTCCAGAACAACGTGAAGCATACAAATCAGTCGGTGGAACTTCATTTTTAGATGGAAACTACACTGTTTTCGGTGAAGTGCTGGAAGGTTTTGATGTCATTGATACCATTGCGGATGTAAAGACTGACTCTCACGATCGTCCGCACGACGATGTCCGCATCATAAACATCACGGTTAACGAGTAGCAAATCTCATTCTGATTACCTACAAGCCAGAGATTCTACTCATTTTCTCTGGCTTCTTTTTGATTCATTTTTATGGCTGCTTTTCTTCAGGTTGATCAACTTACAAAACGATTCGGGGATCTTTGGTTATTTGATGCGATTTCATTTTCAATTGCAGAAGGCGAAAAAGTCGGATTAATTGCGCCAAACGGATCGGGCAAATCGACATTACTTTCTATTGTGGACGGCGATGAAGATTACGAAAGCGGATCTGTTATATTCCAATCAGGTCTGCGTGTCGGATATTTAAGCCAGGCCCCCTATTATGCTCCCGATCTCACTATTTTACAGGCCTGTTTCAATTCCAATAACGAAACCGTTCAACTTATCGCCTCTTATGAAGAAGCTGTCGCTGCAGAAAACCATACTGAAATGGAGCGGTTGTTGCCTATGATGGATCATTTACAGGCGTGGGATTACGAACAACGCATCAAACAAATTTTATCTGAACTCAAAATCACCAACTTTCACCAAAAAATTGGCGAACTTTCGGGAGGACAGTTGAAACGTGTCGCGCTTGCCAATGTGCTAATATCCGAACCTGAACTGCTTATCCTGGATGAACCCACCAACCATCTGGACACTGAAATGACCGAATGGCTGGAGGATTATCTAAACCGATCGCGGTTAAGCCTGTTTATGGTAACTCACGACCGTTATTTTCTTGATCGCGTTTGCAATCGCATCCTTGAAATTGACAAACGTCAAATCTACAGCTATAAAGGTAATTTCAGTTATTACCTTGAGAAACGTGAAGAACGTATTTCTGCACAATCTGCCGAAATAGACAGGGCTAATAACCTGTTACGAAAAGAACTTGAGTGGATGCGTCGGCAGCCACAGGCTCGTGCTACAAAAGCTAAATATCGTATTGATGCTTTTTACCAGCTTCAGGAAAAAACAAAACAGCAACGCGATGATAAGGAAGTACGG encodes the following:
- a CDS encoding peptidylprolyl isomerase; this translates as MTVTIETSLGSMLVRLYDETPLHRDNFIKLAQSGFYNDLLFHRVIKNFMIQTGDPESKNADRHKHLGAGGPGYTLPAEIIFPQLFHKRGALAAARQGDEVNPNRASSGSQFYIVQGQTMTDDELDQFEQSARYAKEKEVFQQIASTMRDKIVALQRNNDTEGLNTLRDEIYADTQKKVDAMDPFRFTPEQREAYKSVGGTSFLDGNYTVFGEVLEGFDVIDTIADVKTDSHDRPHDDVRIINITVNE